A window of the Dickeya dianthicola NCPPB 453 genome harbors these coding sequences:
- the silA gene encoding Cu(+)/Ag(+) efflux RND transporter permease subunit SilA — protein MIEWIIRRSVANRFLVMMGVLFLSIWGTWTIINTPVDALPDLSDVQVIIKTSYPGQAPQIVENQVTYPLTTTMLSVPGAKTVRGFSQFGDSYVYVIFEDGTDLYWARSRVLEYLNQVQGKLPAGVSSEIGPDATGVGWIFEYALVDHSGKHDLSELRSLQDWFLKFELKTIPNVAEVASVGGVVKQYQIQVNPVKLAQYGISLPDVKQALESSNQEAGGSSVEIAEAEYMVRASGYLQTIEDFNNIVLKTGENGVPIYLREVARVQTGPEMRRGIAELNGQGEVAGGVVILRSGKNAREVITAVKDKLETLKASLPEGVEVVTTYDRSQLIDRAIDNLRHKLLEEFIVVAIVCALFLWHVRSALVAIISLPLGLCIAFIVMHFQGLNANIMSLGGIAIAVGAMVDAAIVMIENAHKRLEEWDHQHPGEQIDNASRWKVITDASVEVGPALFISLLIITLSFIPIFTLEGQEGRLFGPLAFTKTYSMAGAAALAIIVIPILMGFWIRGKIPAETSNPLNRLLIKAYHPLLLRVLHWPKTTLLVAALSIFTVIWPLSQVGGEFLPKINEGDLLYMPSTLPGVSPGEAAALLQTTDKLIKTVPEVASVFGKTGKAQTATDSAPLEMVETTIQLKPQDQWRSGMTLDKIIEELDATVRLPGLANLWVPPIRNRIDMLSTGIKSPIGIKVSGTVLSDIDATAQSIEAVAKTVPGVVSALAERLEGGRYIDVDINREKASRYGMTVGDVQLFVTSAIGGAMVGETVEGVARYPINIRYPQDYRNSPNALKQMPILTPMKQQITLGDVADVQVVSGPTMLKTENARPASWIYIDARGRDMVSVVNDLKTVISQKVKLKPGTSVSFSGQFELLEHANKKLKLMVPMTVMIIFILLYLAFRRVDEALLILMSLPFALVGGIWFLYWQGFHMSVATGTGFIALAGVAAEFGVVMLMYLRHAIDAHPELSRRETFTPKGLDEALYHGAVLRVRPKAMTVAVIIAGLLPILWGTGAGSEVMSRIAAPMIGGMITAPLLSLFIIPAAYKLIWLRRHKTNVS, from the coding sequence ATGATTGAATGGATTATCCGGCGGTCAGTCGCTAACCGTTTCCTGGTCATGATGGGAGTCCTGTTTCTCAGCATCTGGGGAACCTGGACTATCATCAACACCCCGGTGGATGCGCTGCCCGATCTGTCTGATGTGCAGGTGATTATTAAAACCAGCTATCCGGGCCAGGCCCCGCAGATTGTTGAAAACCAGGTCACGTATCCGCTCACCACTACCATGCTGTCGGTACCGGGCGCAAAGACCGTGCGCGGTTTTTCCCAGTTCGGTGATTCCTATGTGTATGTCATTTTTGAAGACGGAACCGATCTGTACTGGGCCCGCTCCCGCGTGCTGGAATACCTTAATCAGGTACAAGGGAAACTGCCTGCTGGCGTGAGCTCTGAAATTGGCCCTGATGCCACTGGGGTGGGCTGGATATTTGAATATGCCCTGGTCGATCACAGCGGAAAACATGATCTTTCGGAACTGCGTTCCCTGCAGGACTGGTTCCTGAAATTTGAACTGAAAACCATCCCGAACGTCGCGGAAGTTGCGTCGGTTGGCGGCGTGGTGAAGCAGTATCAGATCCAGGTGAATCCGGTAAAACTGGCCCAGTATGGTATTAGTCTGCCTGATGTTAAACAGGCGCTTGAATCTTCCAATCAGGAAGCCGGTGGTTCATCCGTTGAAATCGCGGAAGCCGAGTATATGGTTCGCGCCAGCGGTTATCTCCAGACCATCGAAGATTTCAATAACATCGTCCTGAAAACCGGGGAAAACGGCGTACCCATTTATCTGCGTGAGGTTGCCCGCGTACAGACGGGTCCGGAAATGCGACGCGGTATCGCAGAGCTTAACGGACAGGGTGAAGTTGCCGGTGGGGTTGTGATCCTGAGATCGGGCAAAAATGCGCGGGAAGTTATCACGGCCGTAAAAGATAAACTGGAGACGCTGAAGGCCAGCTTGCCTGAAGGTGTAGAGGTTGTGACCACCTACGATCGCAGCCAGTTAATCGATCGCGCCATTGATAATCTGCGGCATAAACTCCTTGAAGAATTTATTGTTGTTGCCATCGTCTGTGCGCTGTTCCTCTGGCATGTGCGCTCTGCGCTGGTGGCGATTATTTCTCTGCCACTTGGCCTGTGTATCGCCTTTATCGTCATGCACTTCCAGGGACTGAACGCCAATATTATGTCGCTGGGAGGGATAGCTATTGCCGTCGGGGCGATGGTGGATGCCGCCATTGTCATGATTGAAAATGCGCATAAACGGCTGGAAGAGTGGGATCATCAGCATCCGGGTGAGCAGATTGACAACGCCAGCCGCTGGAAGGTCATTACCGACGCATCCGTTGAAGTTGGCCCTGCGCTGTTCATCAGTCTGCTGATCATCACCTTATCGTTCATTCCTATTTTTACCCTGGAAGGACAGGAAGGGCGTCTGTTTGGGCCGCTGGCCTTTACGAAAACCTATTCTATGGCAGGTGCGGCCGCGCTGGCGATCATCGTCATTCCTATCCTGATGGGATTCTGGATCAGAGGAAAAATACCAGCGGAGACCAGCAACCCTCTGAACCGGCTGCTGATTAAAGCCTATCATCCGTTATTGCTCCGGGTGCTCCACTGGCCGAAGACAACCCTGCTGGTTGCTGCTTTATCCATCTTTACGGTTATCTGGCCACTGAGTCAGGTTGGCGGGGAGTTTCTGCCGAAGATCAATGAAGGTGACCTACTGTATATGCCATCAACATTGCCTGGGGTGTCTCCGGGGGAGGCTGCTGCGCTCTTACAAACAACTGACAAATTAATCAAAACCGTTCCGGAAGTAGCCTCTGTTTTTGGCAAAACAGGCAAAGCGCAGACTGCAACGGATTCAGCGCCACTTGAGATGGTGGAAACCACCATTCAACTGAAACCACAAGATCAGTGGCGCTCCGGGATGACGCTCGACAAAATTATTGAAGAGCTCGATGCGACGGTTCGCTTACCCGGTCTGGCTAACCTCTGGGTACCGCCAATTCGTAACCGTATTGATATGCTCTCTACCGGGATCAAAAGCCCGATAGGTATCAAGGTGTCAGGGACCGTTCTGTCGGATATCGATGCGACAGCACAAAGTATCGAAGCGGTAGCCAAAACCGTGCCGGGTGTGGTTTCTGCTCTGGCTGAACGTCTGGAGGGGGGGCGCTATATTGATGTGGATATCAACCGTGAAAAAGCGTCCCGCTATGGTATGACAGTGGGCGATGTCCAGTTGTTCGTCACCTCAGCCATCGGCGGCGCAATGGTCGGCGAAACGGTTGAAGGCGTGGCCCGGTATCCTATTAATATCCGCTATCCGCAGGATTACCGAAACAGCCCAAATGCGTTGAAACAGATGCCAATCCTGACGCCGATGAAGCAACAAATCACGCTGGGTGATGTCGCTGATGTTCAAGTGGTTTCCGGGCCAACCATGCTGAAAACTGAAAATGCCCGGCCGGCCAGTTGGATTTACATTGATGCCCGTGGCAGGGACATGGTGTCGGTGGTAAACGATCTTAAGACGGTTATAAGCCAGAAAGTTAAATTGAAACCGGGTACCAGTGTGTCATTCTCCGGACAGTTTGAATTACTGGAGCATGCCAATAAAAAACTGAAACTGATGGTACCGATGACCGTGATGATCATTTTCATTCTGTTGTACCTGGCGTTCCGTCGAGTTGATGAAGCCTTACTTATTCTGATGAGTCTGCCGTTCGCACTGGTTGGTGGGATATGGTTCCTGTACTGGCAGGGCTTCCATATGTCTGTGGCGACCGGAACCGGATTTATCGCGCTGGCCGGGGTGGCGGCAGAGTTTGGCGTGGTCATGCTGATGTATCTGCGTCATGCCATTGACGCGCACCCGGAGTTATCCCGCCGGGAGACGTTCACGCCGAAAGGTCTTGATGAAGCTCTCTATCATGGCGCTGTGTTGCGTGTCCGGCCAAAAGCCATGACCGTGGCGGTGATTATTGCGGGTCTGCTGCCCATTCTCTGGGGAACCGGCGCAGGCTCAGAAGTCATGAGCCGGATTGCGGCGCCTATGATTGGTGGGATGATCACGGCTCCGCTGCTCTCCCTGTTCATTATTCCTGCGGCCTATAAATTAATCTGGCTGCGCAGACATAAAACAAACGTGTCATAA
- a CDS encoding polysaccharide biosynthesis protein, protein MFKPIPFLLSAERRNKRIMTVFYDVFAIVVSLYLAVAVRLGTMDFPVGYAEIASVLVTLSITLLVFIRCGMYRAVLRYMMLPAMGYVFLSVILSAISLALSGFFFQSFVPRSVPFIYAGLATLALGSPRVLIRTFYYHYYKRQKPNVFIYGAGATGRDLIYSLIQGDEFHPVVVLDDDEKKIGQIICGIRVHHSSEFEKLKPLYQPVKLLLAINNIKKGLRLRLLEKLSHWPIEVQSVPSVEDIAAGKAIATEIRDLDVADLLGREAVDPDKQLMSKNITGKSVMITGAGGSIGSELCRQILTQHPHTLVLFELNEYNLYTIDQELQGIKKRLLLDTKIVAALGSVQKQNRIQKLIRAYQVETIYHAAAYKHVPLVEDNVIEGIRNNVFGTLACAESAIAEGVRNFTLISTDKAVRPTNIMGTSKRMAELILQALAERQNQTTFTMVRFGNVLGSSGSVVPLFKKQIRQGGPVTVTHPDITRYFMLIPEAAQLVVQAGAMGINGQVFVLDMGEPVKILDLARRMINLMGMKGYIEGYGEEGDIVIKFTGLRPGEKLYEELLIGENVEGTSHPRIMTAQEEKLSWQEMEQLLQQLDKSCHDYDVGNIRKILLEAPTGYAPTANKCQKD, encoded by the coding sequence ATGTTTAAACCCATTCCATTTTTGCTAAGTGCCGAGCGTAGAAACAAACGCATCATGACGGTGTTCTATGATGTGTTCGCCATTGTAGTTTCACTTTATCTAGCCGTCGCCGTTCGTCTGGGCACTATGGATTTTCCTGTAGGCTACGCTGAAATCGCCAGCGTACTGGTCACGTTGTCCATCACGCTATTGGTATTTATTCGCTGCGGCATGTACAGGGCAGTGCTGCGTTACATGATGCTGCCGGCAATGGGGTATGTTTTTCTGTCGGTGATTCTGTCGGCTATCAGCCTGGCGCTGAGCGGCTTCTTTTTTCAGTCGTTTGTGCCGCGCAGCGTCCCGTTCATCTATGCCGGTCTGGCGACGCTGGCGCTGGGCAGCCCTCGCGTACTCATTCGTACGTTTTACTACCATTATTATAAGCGTCAGAAGCCGAACGTCTTTATTTATGGCGCGGGAGCAACCGGGCGTGACCTGATCTATTCCCTGATTCAGGGAGACGAATTTCACCCAGTGGTGGTGCTTGATGACGACGAAAAAAAAATTGGTCAAATCATCTGTGGCATCCGGGTGCATCACAGTAGTGAATTCGAAAAACTGAAACCGTTATATCAACCGGTAAAACTGCTGCTGGCGATTAATAACATCAAAAAAGGCCTGCGGTTGAGATTGCTGGAAAAACTGTCGCACTGGCCGATTGAAGTGCAATCTGTGCCCTCGGTCGAAGACATTGCCGCCGGAAAGGCGATTGCGACAGAAATACGGGATTTGGACGTGGCGGACTTGCTGGGGCGTGAAGCGGTAGACCCGGACAAGCAACTGATGTCTAAAAATATTACCGGCAAATCCGTCATGATTACCGGGGCGGGCGGCTCTATTGGTTCAGAACTCTGCCGACAGATTCTAACTCAGCATCCCCACACGCTGGTGCTGTTTGAACTGAATGAATACAACCTCTATACCATCGACCAGGAGCTTCAGGGCATCAAGAAACGTTTGCTGCTTGATACCAAAATCGTTGCCGCGCTGGGATCGGTGCAAAAACAGAATCGGATACAGAAACTGATTCGGGCCTATCAGGTAGAAACCATTTATCATGCCGCCGCTTACAAACATGTGCCGTTGGTGGAAGACAATGTCATTGAAGGTATCCGCAATAATGTCTTCGGCACGCTGGCCTGCGCCGAATCCGCGATAGCGGAAGGGGTGCGCAACTTCACCCTGATTTCAACCGACAAAGCGGTGCGCCCCACCAATATCATGGGGACCAGCAAGCGGATGGCCGAACTGATTCTGCAAGCGTTGGCGGAACGGCAAAACCAGACGACCTTCACTATGGTCCGTTTCGGCAACGTGTTAGGTTCATCCGGTTCCGTCGTTCCTCTGTTTAAAAAACAAATTCGCCAGGGAGGCCCGGTTACCGTAACCCATCCGGACATTACCCGTTACTTCATGCTGATACCTGAAGCGGCGCAACTGGTTGTACAGGCCGGCGCTATGGGGATTAACGGGCAGGTCTTCGTGCTGGATATGGGGGAGCCGGTAAAAATCCTCGATTTAGCGCGCAGAATGATCAACCTGATGGGGATGAAAGGGTACATCGAAGGCTATGGTGAAGAGGGTGATATCGTTATCAAATTCACCGGGTTACGCCCAGGAGAAAAGCTCTACGAGGAATTGTTGATCGGCGAAAATGTGGAAGGCACCAGCCACCCCAGGATCATGACCGCACAAGAAGAAAAGCTGAGCTGGCAGGAAATGGAACAACTATTACAACAGCTCGACAAAAGCTGCCATGATTACGATGTCGGCAACATCAGGAAGATATTGCTGGAAGCGCCAACGGGATACGCCCCTACCGCTAATAAATGCCAGAAGGATTAA
- a CDS encoding NAD-dependent epimerase/dehydratase family protein, protein MKILITGSRGFIGRRLAALAGEQGITCVLHCSERADVSDSSMIRANLTAATDWMPALQGVDAVVHCAARVHQMQDGGEALQLYRETNVAGTVRLAQQAAQAGVKRFVFLSSIKVNGELTQPGRPFQPEVVVPPADPYGLSKYEAEQALLRLARETGLEVVIIRPPLVYGPGAKANFRAMMNWVNKGVPLPLAAVHNQRSLVFVDNLVDLILLSVRHPQAPGRVWLASDDHDVSTADLLADMAAALGVKNRCWPLPPWVLKSAAALLGKSAVAERLLGSLQVDIRETRQRLGWQPAVPYHQAIAATARAFLAETSGVSESVSKQG, encoded by the coding sequence TTGAAAATCTTAATAACGGGAAGCCGTGGTTTTATCGGGCGACGGCTGGCCGCGCTGGCGGGCGAGCAAGGTATAACCTGTGTTTTGCATTGCAGCGAGCGCGCAGACGTATCCGATAGTTCGATGATTCGCGCCAATCTGACCGCTGCGACAGACTGGATGCCGGCGTTGCAAGGCGTGGATGCGGTGGTCCACTGCGCCGCCAGAGTGCATCAGATGCAGGACGGCGGCGAGGCGTTGCAACTGTACCGGGAAACCAATGTGGCGGGAACGGTGCGACTGGCGCAGCAGGCCGCGCAAGCCGGCGTTAAACGGTTTGTCTTTCTGAGCTCGATCAAGGTGAATGGCGAACTGACTCAGCCCGGCCGGCCTTTTCAGCCCGAGGTGGTGGTACCGCCCGCCGATCCTTACGGCTTGAGCAAATACGAAGCGGAGCAGGCGCTGCTGCGTCTGGCGCGGGAAACCGGTCTGGAGGTGGTGATTATTCGCCCGCCGCTGGTATATGGGCCGGGCGCCAAAGCTAATTTTCGGGCGATGATGAACTGGGTCAACAAAGGCGTGCCGCTGCCGCTGGCGGCGGTTCATAACCAGCGCAGCCTGGTGTTTGTCGACAATCTGGTCGACCTGATTCTGCTGAGTGTGCGCCATCCGCAGGCGCCGGGGCGGGTGTGGCTGGCGTCGGACGACCACGACGTCTCTACCGCCGATCTGCTGGCGGATATGGCGGCGGCGCTGGGGGTGAAAAACCGGTGTTGGCCGCTGCCGCCGTGGGTGCTGAAAAGCGCCGCGGCCCTGCTGGGAAAATCTGCGGTGGCGGAGCGCCTGCTGGGTTCGCTGCAGGTGGATATCCGCGAAACCCGACAACGGCTTGGCTGGCAGCCTGCCGTCCCTTATCATCAGGCGATTGCCGCCACGGCGCGGGCGTTTCTGGCGGAAACGTCCGGCGTTTCCGAGTCCGTATCCAAACAAGGTTGA
- a CDS encoding sugar transferase → MLRVLDVLLALIGLLCLWPVMLIVYVLGLFDTGSPVFIQQRVGRHQRPFNLIKFRTMAVMTESVATHLASRSAVTRLGAFLRKTKLDELPQLINVLKGEMSLVGPRPCLFNQQELRDERQARGVFDVLPGITGLAQVNAIDMSTPQKLAEWDQRMIQTLSVKHYFTYLVQTVVGKGSGDRVR, encoded by the coding sequence ATGCTGCGTGTTCTTGATGTATTACTGGCGCTGATTGGCTTGCTGTGCCTGTGGCCGGTGATGTTGATTGTTTATGTGCTGGGATTGTTTGATACCGGTTCGCCGGTTTTTATTCAGCAGCGGGTTGGCCGGCATCAACGCCCGTTTAACTTGATCAAGTTTCGCACGATGGCGGTGATGACCGAATCGGTGGCGACTCACCTCGCCAGCCGCAGTGCCGTGACGCGGTTAGGCGCGTTTTTGCGTAAAACCAAGCTGGATGAGTTGCCGCAACTGATTAATGTCCTCAAAGGGGAGATGAGCCTGGTGGGGCCGCGTCCTTGTCTGTTTAATCAACAGGAATTGAGGGACGAACGTCAGGCGCGCGGCGTATTTGATGTGCTGCCGGGCATTACCGGGCTGGCGCAGGTTAATGCCATCGACATGTCTACGCCGCAGAAACTGGCGGAGTGGGACCAGCGCATGATCCAGACCCTGTCGGTAAAGCATTACTTCACTTATCTGGTGCAAACGGTGGTTGGCAAGGGTTCCGGCGATCGGGTGCGTTGA
- a CDS encoding ABC transporter substrate-binding protein: MHKPLKQRLQALTLGITLAFTGSALAKQNIDFMFPAPVDGKLTMEMTRIIKEFNGSQQDVEVRGIFTGNYDTTKMKAEAAQKAGQPPALVIMSANFTTDLALKNEILPMDELFKFGNEKAGAFLTNEFWPAMHKNAQVMGVTYAIPFHNSTPILYYNKTLFEKAGITQAPQTWQALLEDAKKLTDQSKGQWGIMLPSTNDDYGGWIFSSLVRANGGNYFNEDYPGEVYYNSPTTIGALRFWQNLVYKDKVMPSGVLDSKQISAAFFSGKLGMAMLSTGALGFMRENTKDFELGVAMLPAKEQRAVPIGGASLVSFKGISDEQKKAAYQFLNYLVSPPVNGAWSRFTGYFSPRKASYDTPEMKAYLEKDPRAATALEQLKYAHPWYSTYETVAVRKAMENQLAALVNDEKVTPEAAAKAAQQEADTIMKPYVDQTALAPVK; the protein is encoded by the coding sequence ATGCATAAGCCCCTGAAACAGCGGTTACAGGCGCTCACCCTCGGCATCACGCTGGCCTTCACCGGTTCGGCGCTGGCCAAACAGAATATCGACTTCATGTTTCCGGCCCCGGTGGACGGCAAACTGACGATGGAAATGACCCGCATCATCAAAGAATTCAACGGTTCCCAGCAGGATGTGGAAGTGCGGGGGATTTTCACCGGTAACTACGACACCACCAAAATGAAAGCGGAAGCGGCGCAAAAAGCCGGCCAGCCGCCCGCGCTGGTGATCATGTCCGCCAACTTCACTACCGATCTGGCGCTGAAAAACGAAATCCTGCCGATGGACGAACTGTTTAAATTCGGCAACGAAAAAGCCGGGGCGTTTTTGACCAACGAATTCTGGCCGGCCATGCACAAGAACGCGCAGGTGATGGGCGTGACCTACGCTATTCCGTTCCACAACTCAACGCCGATTCTCTATTACAACAAGACCCTGTTCGAAAAAGCCGGCATCACGCAGGCGCCGCAAACCTGGCAAGCGCTGCTGGAAGACGCCAAAAAGCTGACCGACCAGAGCAAAGGCCAGTGGGGCATCATGCTGCCGTCCACCAACGACGACTACGGCGGCTGGATTTTCTCCTCGCTGGTGCGCGCCAACGGCGGCAATTACTTCAACGAGGACTATCCGGGCGAGGTCTATTACAACAGCCCGACCACCATCGGCGCGCTGCGCTTCTGGCAAAACCTGGTCTACAAAGACAAGGTGATGCCGTCCGGCGTACTGGATTCCAAGCAGATCAGCGCCGCGTTCTTCTCCGGCAAGCTCGGCATGGCGATGCTAAGCACCGGCGCGCTGGGTTTTATGCGTGAAAACACCAAAGACTTTGAACTGGGCGTGGCGATGCTGCCCGCCAAAGAGCAGCGCGCGGTGCCGATCGGCGGCGCCAGCCTGGTGAGTTTCAAAGGCATTTCCGATGAGCAGAAAAAAGCCGCTTACCAGTTCCTGAACTATCTGGTCAGCCCGCCGGTCAACGGCGCCTGGAGCCGCTTCACCGGCTATTTTTCGCCGCGTAAAGCCTCATACGATACGCCGGAAATGAAAGCCTATCTGGAAAAAGACCCGCGTGCCGCCACCGCGCTGGAACAGCTGAAGTACGCTCATCCGTGGTACTCCACCTATGAAACCGTGGCGGTGCGTAAAGCGATGGAAAACCAGTTGGCCGCGCTGGTGAATGACGAGAAAGTCACGCCGGAAGCGGCGGCCAAAGCCGCTCAGCAGGAAGCCGACACCATCATGAAACCCTACGTGGACCAGACGGCGCTGGCCCCGGTGAAATAA
- a CDS encoding ABC transporter ATP-binding protein produces the protein MLRLHNVSKRFDDKPALRSLSLEIADGEFLVLVGPSGCGKSTLLRLLAGLETVSDGEMWLDGDDITALPPRERNFAMIFQNYALFPHLTVKENITFGMQIRHEPKASWQPRLEKVAQLLQLDELLDRKPGKLSGGQRQRVAMARAIVRNPKLFLMDEPLSNLDARLRTEVRDGIMALHRQLKTSTVYVTHDQTEAMSMADRIVVMNHGEVQQVGTPEQLYAFPTNRFVASFIGSPAMNIITLPCADGAVQVGEQALPLPPHAGQLRQVFFGIRPEHLTDAPETEQHTLRLPGTVMQRELMGADYLLHISTPIGELRYSRKNRGDAPQVGDTVSLGFSPFDVHLFHADTQQNVYQENTHA, from the coding sequence ATGTTACGACTGCACAACGTCAGCAAGCGATTTGACGACAAACCGGCGCTGCGCTCACTGTCGCTGGAGATAGCCGACGGCGAATTTCTGGTACTGGTCGGGCCGTCCGGCTGCGGCAAAAGTACTCTGCTGCGCCTGCTGGCTGGGCTGGAAACAGTAAGCGACGGCGAGATGTGGCTGGATGGCGACGACATCACCGCCCTGCCGCCGCGCGAGCGCAACTTCGCGATGATCTTTCAGAACTACGCGCTGTTTCCGCACCTGACGGTGAAAGAAAACATCACCTTCGGCATGCAGATTCGCCATGAACCCAAAGCAAGCTGGCAACCCCGGCTGGAGAAAGTGGCGCAATTGCTGCAACTGGACGAGCTGCTGGACCGCAAACCGGGCAAGCTGTCCGGCGGCCAGCGTCAACGGGTGGCGATGGCGCGCGCCATCGTACGCAACCCCAAACTGTTTCTGATGGATGAACCGCTGTCCAATCTGGACGCCCGGCTGCGCACCGAAGTGCGCGACGGCATCATGGCGCTGCACCGGCAGTTAAAAACCAGCACCGTTTACGTCACCCACGACCAGACCGAAGCCATGTCGATGGCGGACCGCATCGTGGTGATGAACCACGGCGAAGTCCAACAGGTCGGCACGCCGGAGCAGTTGTACGCGTTCCCCACCAACCGGTTCGTGGCGAGCTTCATCGGTTCGCCGGCCATGAACATCATCACGCTGCCTTGCGCAGACGGCGCGGTGCAGGTGGGCGAGCAAGCGCTTCCTCTGCCGCCGCACGCCGGCCAGCTCCGGCAGGTGTTTTTCGGTATCCGCCCGGAACACCTTACCGATGCCCCGGAAACCGAACAGCACACGCTGCGCCTGCCCGGCACCGTGATGCAACGAGAATTGATGGGCGCGGACTATCTGCTGCACATCAGCACGCCTATCGGCGAACTACGCTACAGCCGCAAAAACCGCGGCGACGCCCCACAGGTTGGCGATACCGTCAGCCTCGGCTTTTCACCTTTTGATGTTCATCTTTTTCATGCTGATACACAGCAGAACGTATACCAGGAGAACACCCATGCATAA
- a CDS encoding phosphodiesterase has translation MLLAQISDTHFRSSGQKLYGFIDINAGNADVVSQLNALTERPDAVVISGDIVNCGRPSEYQVARQILGNLTYPLYIIPGNHDDKTHLLEYLQPLCPQLGNDPQNMRYAIDDFATRLLFIDSSRAGTSKGWLTQETLAWLEAQLMRDDKPTAVFMHHPPLALGSAQMDRIACENGHLLLALVERFPSLVRIFCGHNHCLIMTQYRQAVIATVPGTVHQVPYYHDDTRPYYDMSPPACLMHRLVDQLWVSYLHPLSHYAGPWLYNESISCPVDER, from the coding sequence ATGCTGTTAGCGCAAATTTCCGACACCCATTTTCGCAGTTCAGGGCAAAAACTGTACGGTTTCATCGACATCAACGCCGGCAACGCCGACGTGGTATCGCAGCTTAACGCCCTGACCGAACGCCCGGATGCGGTGGTGATAAGCGGCGATATCGTCAACTGCGGTCGCCCGTCGGAATACCAGGTGGCCCGCCAGATTCTGGGTAATCTGACCTACCCGCTGTACATCATCCCCGGCAACCACGACGACAAAACCCACTTGCTGGAATACCTACAGCCGCTGTGCCCGCAACTGGGTAATGACCCGCAGAATATGCGCTACGCGATTGACGATTTCGCCACCCGGCTGCTGTTCATCGACTCCAGCCGCGCCGGCACCTCCAAAGGCTGGCTGACGCAAGAGACACTGGCCTGGCTGGAAGCGCAACTGATGCGTGATGACAAACCCACCGCCGTGTTCATGCACCACCCGCCGCTCGCGCTCGGTTCCGCCCAGATGGACCGCATCGCCTGCGAAAACGGCCACCTTCTGCTGGCCCTGGTGGAGCGTTTCCCGTCGCTGGTGCGTATTTTCTGCGGGCACAACCACTGCCTGATCATGACGCAGTACCGCCAGGCAGTCATCGCCACCGTGCCGGGTACGGTTCATCAGGTGCCTTACTACCACGACGACACCCGCCCTTACTACGACATGTCGCCGCCGGCCTGCCTGATGCACCGTCTGGTGGACCAGCTGTGGGTCAGCTACCTGCACCCGCTGTCGCACTACGCCGGCCCGTGGCTGTACAACGAAAGCATCAGTTGCCCGGTGGATGAGCGTTAA
- a CDS encoding carbohydrate ABC transporter permease gives MSVEISPAVTCSTRAPLPAWLRWRQSRRATLSLLMICAALLWISPFIWMLSSAFSATTFGVGMASLLPRWPLTLSNFRDAWQSADWISLYANTIFFTFGTFFVQLLTITTAGYVFACHEFRGKQTLFLLFLVQLMIMPVVMMVPNMMTLKAFGLLNTLTGVMMPYFTSAFGVFLMRQAFLAIPKEIEEAALMEGCRWWQVLFRVLLPMSWPSILAFATVSITYHWNEYLWPLMMLNDPDKQVLTVGLVSFAMGAESGGQWGMISAGTLMVCLPLMLAFIVFQKQFLRSFGFSGIK, from the coding sequence ATGAGCGTTGAGATCTCCCCCGCTGTTACCTGTTCAACCCGCGCGCCGTTGCCGGCCTGGCTGCGCTGGCGCCAGTCGCGCCGCGCCACCCTGAGCCTGCTGATGATCTGCGCCGCGCTGCTATGGATAAGCCCATTTATCTGGATGCTCTCGTCAGCATTCAGCGCCACCACCTTTGGCGTGGGCATGGCGTCGCTGTTGCCGCGCTGGCCGCTGACGTTGAGCAACTTTCGCGACGCCTGGCAGAGCGCCGACTGGATAAGCCTGTACGCCAACACCATTTTCTTTACCTTCGGCACCTTTTTCGTCCAGTTGCTGACCATCACCACTGCCGGTTACGTCTTCGCCTGCCATGAGTTTCGCGGCAAACAAACGCTATTTCTGCTGTTTCTGGTGCAGTTGATGATCATGCCGGTAGTGATGATGGTGCCCAACATGATGACGCTGAAGGCCTTTGGCCTGCTCAATACCCTGACCGGCGTGATGATGCCCTATTTCACCTCGGCGTTTGGCGTATTTCTGATGCGTCAGGCGTTCCTGGCTATTCCCAAAGAGATTGAAGAAGCCGCGCTGATGGAGGGCTGCCGCTGGTGGCAGGTGCTATTTCGCGTGCTGCTGCCGATGTCCTGGCCCTCCATTCTGGCGTTCGCCACCGTCAGCATTACCTATCACTGGAACGAGTATCTGTGGCCGCTGATGATGCTCAACGACCCGGACAAACAGGTGCTGACCGTCGGGCTGGTGTCGTTCGCTATGGGCGCAGAATCCGGCGGCCAGTGGGGAATGATCAGCGCCGGCACGCTGATGGTGTGTCTGCCGCTGATGCTGGCGTTTATCGTTTTCCAAAAACAGTTCCTGAGAAGCTTTGGTTTCTCAGGGATAAAATAA